The sequence ATTTTGTATGTAACTGCAGGTGAAACCACATTGAAATTCTTACCTTCTATATATACCAAACAGACATACCTATATTACTGAGATTTTAAGTTATAGTAAGCTGTAAACAAGGAAATGAATTTCATGGTGTACATCCTCCACTTGCATGTTACTTTGTCAGAgcaatctttaaaatatattatatctgtGAAAACTTACTCAGAGGAGGAATAAAAGGTTCAGTCACTGCCCCTGCTGAGTTAGAGAAACATTGTTTGATAAAAACAGCaccatttaatttttccatgaaataaataacacaaagaAGATAATGCAACTTATAAAACAATATAACAAACCATGTTCTGCTGAGATCAACTCCAGATTTCCATTGTTGCTCGCTCCAACTACAACCTACAAATGTACAGCATATTAAACAGAGgttatatttgtttattattaatgcCTTTAAGCTGCTCTAGACTTGCTGAGTGCACAAACAGTCATTTTGTCAGTATGAAATTTACTGAGTAATATTTTGTCTTACCTCTATAATTGGTTCTTctatttcttcaatgttttgtGACATGTCTGCATCCTCCTGTAGTGATTAATGATAGATTCAGAATTGAAAGTCTACTCAACAACAGTTTAACAAAAAAGCTACATCACATATACGTACAGAGACCTCATCATTATGCGCACTTCCATCAAAAAGGGGAATGGAAGTGCAGACTCCAATTATCCCCAGAACCTTTTCATCGACATCTGTCAGTTTCTGTGGGTCCACCTGTTATGTTACATAAATGTTCACTATAAAGTTAACAATCCTTTTTCACAGTTCACTCTGCTTTAGTTAACTATATCCGTAAATCAGTATTGGTAACTATTCATTTTGATCACTCACTGCAAAATTTCCGGTTCGCCCTctctctgcatttatttttgcattttttgctctTGCTTTGCCTTTTAAATCCTTCCACACCTAGAAACACAAttgatgattttcaaatattactaTTCTGCGTTACCTTCATAATCTACTAGAGTTAAGGTTTCAGATAAGACAGAAAGTGTTATAATAACTAATTCGTAACCTTTTTCCACTGCTCAGCACTTTTTTTCGGCCCATGATCTTCCAGAATTTCGGCCAGCTGTTGCCATTGCCTCTCAGCTGTCACCTTACCCTGAGGCCCCTGAAAACGCCCACAGGCGAAATCACGGTGATCCACCATATAATTAATGAGCACATTTATTTGGTTTTCCCGTACACGGGTCgctcttttccttatttccctgAAAAATTCAACATACATTTTGGCTCGTATCCAGCGCATTCGTCATGTTCAATTGACACTAAGTGCCAAGAATTATTACAATAAACGAAACGAATTTATAAAACAACGCCGTATACACAGATAATATTTATTAGACGGTCAAATTAATCATTTAGTGTCAATATACGTACTGAGTAAActccattttctattttcaaaaattatatatagTCAGTTTCTCGCCTTTCAACACTTACAAATACCGCTTCTTCTCGCCGCTGAGTTTTCATTCTTCACTTTTTTAGATGTTTCCATCGACTGCCGGTACAGTGGTGGCGCCATCAATGGACCGAACTTAGcgtaccaattataattttcatactcgCCAGGAGAAAGGGCG comes from Ischnura elegans chromosome X, ioIscEleg1.1, whole genome shotgun sequence and encodes:
- the LOC124171811 gene encoding uncharacterized protein LOC124171811 isoform X2, with product MRWIRAKMYVEFFREIRKRATRVRENQINVLINYMVDHRDFACGRFQGPQGKVTAERQWQQLAEILEDHGPKKSAEQWKKVWKDLKGKARAKNAKINAERGRTGNFAVDPQKLTDVDEKVLGIIGVCTSIPLFDGSAHNDEVSEDADMSQNIEEIEEPIIEVVVGASNNGNLELISAEHAGAVTEPFIPPLSKFSQI
- the LOC124171811 gene encoding uncharacterized protein LOC124171811 isoform X1; its protein translation is MRWIRAKMYVEFFREIRKRATRVRENQINVLINYMVDHRDFACGRFQGPQGKVTAERQWQQLAEILEDHGPKKSAEQWKKVWKDLKGKARAKNAKINAERGRTGNFAVDPQKLTDVDEKVLGIIGVCTSIPLFDGSAHNDEVSEDADMSQNIEEIEEPIIEVVVGASNNGNLELISAEHGLLYCFISCIIFFVLFISWKN